The DNA sequence ATAGACAATAACATGCatttatgcaagaaagaatggTGTACACGCACACAGGAATTACTCGGGTTCCATAAGTTGGTTGCAGATCCCCGagtttctttactttcttcttccttttcttgctATATTTTGAGTCATAGGAAGCCCAGAGAGGTTTATGCTTAAGAATAGAATCGGTAGACACTTCAGATTCATCCATCCAATTTTGGCGGAGGAAATATTTACTTGATAGAGATGGGTCAGCCACTTCAAGCAATCCAGCAGCAAGCATATCAGCAGAGCGTTCCATCTCCTGCACATCAGCagaaagtttcatttagcatctTTCAAGATGGatacatatttaattatttgaataatGAATCCTGCCAGTTCCTCAGAAGATCATTTAGGCTACAAAATAATTGAGCAATAGTGCATCTCCTAAGCACTCAATGTTCTCTATTTAGTCAAAGAAGGTGCAAAGTGTATTCATTATTCAAAACCTAAACATATGTAGAGACCTCTCAAGTAATTACCCCACAAAAGGAAGTAACCATGTTGCCGATAAGATTATGAGTAAATTAACAATGATAGATTAAAAAAACTATTCAGGACCTACTTCTTTTAAAAGTGCACCATCCAGGTAAGTCTTCGTATGAACATGGAAACGACCATCATTCTTGGTTTCCTGCAGGGAATGGCCGCGCATAGCTTTTGAAACAGCGATTGCAAGCTTCTCATGGCGATGTAGTGAATGTACACCTCCAATAACTACTGCTTCTTGACCATCATGGAGCATTTTCTTCACCTGAAACCAAGGAAAAGTATAAAATAATCACATGCTGATCCTGCCTAGCTGAACTAAATCTCAGTTCTAGAGAACAGCAGCAGGCACTTCTCCAAAATCCATGATAACCAAAATTAGTAGTCCACTTGGAAGAAAATGAAATAACAAACCTCTGCCTCAATTGCATCAATGTTAATACTGTAATTATGGCCCCTTTCCATAATGTTGTACCGATTATGATTTTGCAAGACAATTATTGGTATAAGCAATCTTGAAGTAAGATCAACAGTTTCAAACCTGAATATATCAATAAGAACATGATGAGATTGTAGAATAATATACATAAGTCAATTAAATATTCATTTCAAGTGCTCTTAAAAGTATTCTGATGGTAGTCAAAGAAAAGCTGAAACTGGTAACAATGTATCCCTAGGAGAAAATGAAGGGAAAACTGAAATTTACAGGTTTGGTCAAGTAACAAGACTTGGCTCAGGAAAATGTGAGTCAAATGGAAGATACTGCAATTAAAAGTAGTAGAGGAAAACAtaagaaaatttttagatcatATAATTCTAGAAGGCCTTATTCTAAAGGGCTTTGCTGAAATTGGTTTGCTATAGAGTCCAATGGATGGCAGTAGCCAACTTGACTTATTAGGTGATTTCTTACTTCTTGTTATATGCTTACATGATACCACAAATACCTTACATCAGGTGCTATAACATGCTCCACTGTGGTTGATATCAAAGAAGCAAGCTGCCCGAGAAAGATATCATTGCTGGATTGATAAACTGTGGTCATACCACCTGGTCGAATCACATTTCGTAATCTTGGCAGAGTTCTAGAACTGACACTTCCCTCTTCAGCTTCAATCTTACCGTAAGTGCATGGGCCTGCTGAAAGGTCGATCACTACAAATCTGAACACACAAACACAAAAAAGGGTCATGCTAGCATACATACATCAGCTACCATGATTACTTTTAGGATATAAACATGCACTGCAACCAGTTTATGCTGGTAAAAACCTCCATGGCTAATAAAAACACACTTTGGAAGGGGAACCTGAAGTTCAACAGTAAATAAGGTTACTTGTACATACCTTCCAGACCCCAACCAAACTTGAGTTGCTCCCCCACCATCATAGCGATAACGATAAATATAATCACCTTCTTGTTTTTTCATATCTTCATCATTAAGCTCCGGAAGTTTGCCATACATTAAACTATCAAGATCCCTTTCTTTATTCCTAGGATCCATTCTCACCttcaatatattttaaattagcaattgaataaaaataaatttaacttcCACAATGTAGTGGAACATAAATACTGAACAAGAAGGAAATATGAAGAACTTAAGCATTCATTTGTTCATAATTAGATCATTGGTAGTTAGCTAGGGAAAAATAAACTTTTCTATTACTTCACATGTTACAACATACAAAGCTTGCAGTCTTCTTTTTGCAAAAGGTACTGAATATTGATTATACCTTATCAAAGTTCACAACAAATATGGCATTTGGCACCGGTCTGTCCATATCTATGACCGAAGATCCCCCATTATCCATGTCAAATATATAGGAGTACAGCTTTTGAAATATTGGCTCCACGGATGTTGCTTCAACTTCAAATAGAGGTACCTCCCTTCCAAATTCACTCTGGAAGTAGAAAACAAATTTTAGAACCATCtctattgaaaaaataaatagtaCAGATAAAAATTTCTTAAAACCATGTGAAACGGCAGAAAGTGGCAAGTAAAGCTTCAGTTACCTCTCTAGCTTTTCCTGCAGGAATCATAGCCTCTTTCAGAGCTTTCTCAAGTGCTATCAATTCAGGCTGCCCAGCCTAGAGTTAAAAGCTAGCATTAATAAGAGAGCACGCAAAAAAAAATAGTAAGAGTATGAGGCAGAGTGAAGGTTAGCTTACAGGAAATGCATTATAGACCAAATGATGCTCAATATCAAGAAGCTCCCCAGTCTCGAGACAAGAGGGTCTGTGAGAGGGGAAACTCGTTCTCAGAAATTGCTCCAGATTATGAATGTCGATAGTGTATCTATATCCTCCATCTCCACTGAAACCGATGAGAACCACATTCACTTCCAACGGAACCTGAAACGGAACCTACACGAACCACAACAACAGTATACAAACAAAATCAAACTTAGGTCTAGGAGTGGAAATcgaattggaattgaaattggaaATGAGGAGAAGAGAAGGAGGTGACCTCGGCTCTGGAATGGAGCATGCGGCGAACATCGGATCGGACGGAATCGCGGACGTCGTGGAAGGCGCCGTGGTGCCACTGTGGGTGGCCGGTACCTCTCTTGAAGGCCTGTGGTGCCGAGTCGGACTGAGTCAGATGATGACTCAGTAGGGCGAATAGGAGGAGGATCCGAGGAAGCACCATGGGATAGTAAGCAAAGCTCAgatcaaattataatttatacataGAAATGGAAATTGGTGCTTACAGCAACAAACACTGGAGCTTGTTAAAGTTAGAGTGAGAGAACACAACAAAAAGAAGCTCACTCTGTGTGTGTGGTTTGGACGTTTGGTTAGGTCGTCGTTGAGACTTGAGGCAAACAACTCAAGAAGCAAGTCCACCCGCCGGTACCGTACAACATTCACTCTCGGAGTCTTgagttctatttttctttctttagaATACCGATAATGTCCTAATGGGCTAGACCAAGCAAATGCGGCCCTTACCAAAAGTGACGAGAAGTCGAAAACCATGCCCATGGCCCATTGGATCATCAAAAGAAACATTTATCCGTTTTTACTTTTGACTAACTTGCCAACCAAACAAATAGTAAGGAAAGAAAA is a window from the Arachis hypogaea cultivar Tifrunner chromosome 1, arahy.Tifrunner.gnm2.J5K5, whole genome shotgun sequence genome containing:
- the LOC112703171 gene encoding uncharacterized protein, translated to MVLPRILLLFALLSHHLTQSDSAPQAFKRGTGHPQWHHGAFHDVRDSVRSDVRRMLHSRAEVPFQVPLEVNVVLIGFSGDGGYRYTIDIHNLEQFLRTSFPSHRPSCLETGELLDIEHHLVYNAFPAGQPELIALEKALKEAMIPAGKARESEFGREVPLFEVEATSVEPIFQKLYSYIFDMDNGGSSVIDMDRPVPNAIFVVNFDKVRMDPRNKERDLDSLMYGKLPELNDEDMKKQEGDYIYRYRYDGGGATQVWLGSGRFVVIDLSAGPCTYGKIEAEEGSVSSRTLPRLRNVIRPGGMTTVYQSSNDIFLGQLASLISTTVEHVIAPDVRFETVDLTSRLLIPIIVLQNHNRYNIMERGHNYSINIDAIEAEVKKMLHDGQEAVVIGGVHSLHRHEKLAIAVSKAMRGHSLQETKNDGRFHVHTKTYLDGALLKEEMERSADMLAAGLLEVADPSLSSKYFLRQNWMDESEVSTDSILKHKPLWASYDSKYSKKRKKKVKKLGDLQPTYGTRVIPVFVLSLADVDRDLMMDDESMVWTSNDVVIVLEHQNDKIPLSYVSETQKRHALPSQAQRHILAGLASVVGGLSAPYEKASHVHERPVVNWLWAAGCHPFGPFSNTSRISQMLHDVALRNSIYARVDSVLRRIRETSETVQAFAAEYLKTPLGEPVKGKKEKSTTELWLEKFYKKTTNLPEPFPHELVDRLEKYLDGLEEQLVDMSSLLYDHRLQDAFLNSSDILQSTMFTQQYVDHVLASEKDNMRCCKIEYKYPVHSSQTYIYGGILIAGFFVYFVVIFFSSPVR